A genomic region of Pseudomonas sp. KU43P contains the following coding sequences:
- the gcvT gene encoding glycine cleavage system aminomethyltransferase GcvT, producing the protein MSETLQKTPLHALHIELGARMVPFAGFEMPVQYPLGVLKEHLHTREQAGLFDVSHMGQIMLCGKDAAQALESLVPVDIVDLPVGMQRYAMFTNEQGGILDDLMVANLGDDTLFLVVNAACKEQDLAHLQKHIGDRCEIQPLFEQRALLALQGPAAVKVLERLAPEVAGMTFMQFRPLQLLGEDCFVSRSGYTGEDGYEISVPVDAAEALARRLLAEAEVQPIGLGARDSLRLEAGLCLYGHDMDTGTTPLEASLLWAISKVRRADGARAGGFPGAETIFTQQQQGVARKRVGLLPQERTPVREGAEIVDAADKVVGKVCSGGFGPTLGAPLAMGYVDIEHGAIDTPLYAMVRGKKVALKVSKMPFVPQRYYRG; encoded by the coding sequence ATGTCCGAAACACTGCAAAAGACCCCGCTGCACGCCCTGCACATTGAACTGGGCGCGCGCATGGTGCCGTTCGCCGGCTTCGAGATGCCGGTGCAGTACCCGCTCGGCGTGCTCAAGGAGCACCTGCACACCCGCGAGCAGGCCGGCTTGTTCGACGTCTCCCACATGGGCCAGATCATGCTGTGCGGCAAGGATGCCGCCCAGGCCCTGGAAAGCCTGGTGCCGGTGGATATCGTCGATCTGCCGGTAGGCATGCAACGCTATGCCATGTTCACCAACGAGCAAGGCGGCATCCTCGATGACCTGATGGTCGCCAATCTGGGTGACGACACCCTGTTCCTGGTGGTCAATGCAGCCTGCAAGGAGCAGGACCTGGCTCACTTGCAAAAGCACATCGGTGATCGTTGCGAGATCCAGCCGTTGTTCGAGCAACGTGCCCTGCTTGCCCTGCAAGGCCCTGCTGCGGTCAAGGTGCTGGAGCGCCTGGCGCCGGAAGTGGCCGGCATGACCTTCATGCAGTTCCGCCCGCTCCAGCTGCTTGGCGAAGACTGCTTCGTCAGTCGCTCGGGGTACACCGGTGAAGACGGATACGAGATTTCGGTGCCGGTAGACGCCGCCGAAGCCCTCGCTCGTCGCCTGCTGGCCGAAGCCGAAGTACAACCGATCGGCCTGGGTGCGCGCGACTCGCTGCGCCTGGAAGCCGGCCTGTGCCTGTATGGCCACGACATGGACACCGGCACCACGCCCCTCGAAGCCAGCCTGCTCTGGGCGATCTCCAAGGTGCGCCGCGCCGACGGCGCCCGCGCCGGCGGCTTCCCCGGTGCCGAGACGATCTTCACCCAGCAGCAACAAGGTGTGGCACGCAAGCGTGTCGGGCTGTTGCCACAGGAACGTACGCCGGTACGTGAAGGCGCCGAGATCGTCGATGCAGCCGACAAAGTGGTAGGCAAAGTGTGCAGTGGTGGCTTTGGTCCGACACTCGGCGCACCGCTCGCCATGGGCTATGTCGATATCGAACATGGCGCAATCGATACACCACTGTATGCCATGGTGCGAGGAAAGAAGGTTGCCTTGAAAGTCAGCAAAATGCCTTTTGTTCCGCAACGTTACTATCGGGGTTGA
- a CDS encoding L-serine ammonia-lyase has protein sequence MSLSVFDLFKIGIGPSSSHTVGPMRAAARFAEGLRRDGLLASTASVKAELYGSLGATGKGHGSDKAVLLGLEGEHPDTVDTETIPSRLQAIRDSGHLRLLGEHDIVFVEKQHLAMIRKPLAYHPNGMIFRAFDQAGLQIRSREYYSVGGGFVVDEDAAGHDRIVEDSTPLAYPFKTAKELLGHCTAQHQSVSQIMLANEAAWRPEAETRAGLLRIWQVMQDCVQAGYRHEGILPGGLKVKRRAPALYRQLSQHPEANLRDALSVLDWVNLYALAVNEENAYGGRVVTAPTNGAAGIVPAVLHYYMRFVPGASEDGVVRFLLTAAAIGILYKENASISGAEVGCQGEVGVACSMAAGALCEVMGGTAQQVENAAEIGMEHNLGLTCDPIGGLVQVPCIERNAMGSVKAINAVRMALRGDGQHFVSLDKVIRTMRQTGADMKSKYKETARGGLAVNIIEC, from the coding sequence ATGTCCCTGAGTGTCTTCGACCTGTTCAAGATCGGCATCGGCCCCTCCAGCTCCCACACGGTCGGCCCGATGCGCGCCGCCGCACGCTTTGCCGAAGGCCTGCGCCGCGACGGCCTGCTGGCCAGCACTGCCAGCGTCAAGGCCGAGTTGTATGGCTCGCTGGGTGCCACCGGCAAGGGCCATGGCAGCGACAAGGCGGTGTTGCTCGGCTTGGAAGGCGAGCACCCCGATACCGTCGACACCGAAACCATCCCCTCCCGCCTGCAGGCAATCCGCGACAGCGGCCACCTGCGCCTGCTCGGCGAGCACGACATCGTGTTCGTTGAAAAGCAGCACCTGGCGATGATCCGCAAGCCGTTGGCCTACCACCCCAACGGCATGATCTTCCGCGCCTTCGACCAGGCCGGCCTGCAGATCCGCAGCCGCGAGTACTACTCGGTCGGTGGTGGTTTCGTGGTCGACGAAGATGCCGCCGGCCACGACCGTATCGTCGAGGACAGCACGCCGCTTGCCTACCCGTTCAAGACTGCCAAGGAACTGCTCGGGCATTGCACCGCGCAACACCAATCGGTGAGCCAGATCATGCTGGCCAACGAGGCGGCCTGGCGCCCGGAGGCCGAAACCCGTGCCGGCCTGCTGCGCATCTGGCAGGTGATGCAGGATTGCGTCCAGGCCGGTTACCGGCATGAAGGCATCCTGCCGGGCGGGCTGAAAGTGAAACGCAGAGCCCCGGCACTGTATCGCCAGCTCAGCCAGCACCCGGAAGCCAACCTGCGTGATGCGTTGTCGGTGCTCGACTGGGTCAACCTCTATGCCTTGGCAGTAAACGAGGAGAATGCCTACGGCGGGCGCGTGGTCACGGCACCGACCAATGGCGCGGCGGGTATCGTTCCGGCGGTGCTGCACTACTACATGCGCTTCGTGCCTGGTGCTAGCGAGGACGGCGTTGTGCGTTTTCTGCTCACTGCTGCCGCTATCGGCATCCTTTACAAGGAAAACGCCTCGATCTCCGGGGCCGAAGTCGGCTGCCAGGGCGAGGTCGGGGTGGCCTGCTCGATGGCTGCTGGGGCCTTGTGCGAGGTGATGGGCGGCACTGCGCAGCAAGTCGAGAATGCGGCCGAGATCGGCATGGAACATAACCTGGGCCTGACTTGCGACCCGATCGGCGGGCTGGTCCAGGTGCCGTGCATCGAGCGCAATGCCATGGGCTCGGTGAAGGCGATCAACGCTGTGCGCATGGCCCTGCGTGGCGACGGGCAGCACTTCGTCTCGCTCGACAAGGTCATCCGCACCATGCGCCAGACCGGCGCCGACATGAAAAGCAAATACAAGGAGACCGCTCGCGGCGGTCTGGCCGTCAACATCATCGAATGTTGA
- a CDS encoding cold-shock protein, whose amino-acid sequence MAERQNGTVKWFNDEKGYGFITPESGADLFVHFRAIEGNGFKSLKEGQKVTFEAVQGQKGMQADKVQVLG is encoded by the coding sequence ATGGCTGAGCGTCAGAACGGTACCGTCAAGTGGTTCAATGACGAAAAAGGTTACGGCTTCATCACCCCGGAAAGCGGTGCTGATCTGTTCGTGCACTTCCGTGCCATCGAAGGCAACGGCTTCAAGAGCCTGAAGGAAGGCCAGAAAGTAACCTTCGAAGCAGTCCAAGGCCAGAAAGGCATGCAGGCTGACAAGGTTCAGGTCCTCGGCTAA
- a CDS encoding RDD family protein — MSKPLLSPQGDFPPVGFGRRLAAMFYDFLLCTALLIVTAGAYKMIQMAIIGEARMRELTEAGALDGDPLLSTVLLFVLFGFFAKFWTHGGQTLGMQVWGVRVQNADGSAISLWQALLRFVVSIASWLCLGLGFFWSLKDKRKRGWHDIYSETQLVRVPKRSK; from the coding sequence ATGTCCAAGCCTCTGCTCTCACCCCAGGGTGATTTCCCACCGGTCGGCTTCGGCCGGCGCCTGGCGGCGATGTTCTATGACTTCCTGCTGTGCACGGCGCTGCTGATCGTGACCGCTGGCGCCTACAAGATGATCCAGATGGCGATCATCGGTGAAGCGCGCATGCGCGAACTGACCGAAGCTGGCGCCCTGGATGGCGACCCGCTGCTGTCAACGGTGTTGCTGTTCGTGCTGTTCGGCTTCTTTGCCAAGTTCTGGACCCATGGCGGCCAGACCCTTGGCATGCAGGTGTGGGGCGTGCGTGTGCAGAATGCCGATGGCAGCGCCATCAGCCTGTGGCAGGCGTTGCTGCGCTTCGTGGTGTCGATCGCCTCGTGGCTGTGCCTGGGGCTGGGGTTCTTCTGGTCGCTGAAAGACAAACGCAAGCGCGGCTGGCATGACATCTATTCGGAGACCCAACTGGTGCGGGTGCCGAAGCGGAGCAAATAG